In a single window of the Raphanus sativus cultivar WK10039 chromosome 9, ASM80110v3, whole genome shotgun sequence genome:
- the LOC108824042 gene encoding sucrose transport protein SUC1, producing the protein MGAKDTAALETQSIEENFDQPSPLRKIISVASIAAGVQFGWALQLSLLTPYVQLLGIPHKWSSLIWLCGPISGMIVQPIVGYYSDRCTSRFGRRRPFIASGAALVAVAVFLIGYAADIGFKMGDKLEQTPRVRAIAIFAFGFWILDVANNTLQGPCRAFLADLAAGDAKRTRVANAFFSFFMAVGNVLGYAAGSYTNLHKMFPFAMTNACDIYCANLKSCFFLSITLLLIVTVTSLWYVKDKQWSPPPVNPDEEKTKTVPFFGEIFGAFKVMERPMWVLLAVTALNWIAWFPFLLFDTDWMGREVYGGSSEGDDRMKKLYNQGVHSGALGLMFNSIVLGFMSLGVEWIGKKVGGAKRLWGIVNFILAVGLAMTVLVTKLAADYRKTAGPYAGPSPGIRAGALSLFAVLGIPLAITFSIPFALASIFSSSSGAGQGLSLGVLNLAIVIPQMIVSLGGGPFDALFGGGNLPAFIVGAIAAAISGVLALTVLPSPPPDAPDLKSGAMGFH; encoded by the exons ATGGGAGCCAAAGATACGGCGGCTCTAGAGACACAGTCTATCGAGGAAAATTTCGACCAGCCATCTCCTCTCCGTAAGATCATCTCCGTCGCTTCCATCGCCGCCGGTGTACAGTTCGGGTGGGCTCTGCAGCTCTCTCTCCTGACTCCTTACGTACAACTTCTCGGTATCCCTCACAAATGGTCGTCTCTCATCTGGCTATGTGGTCCCATCTCTGGCATGATTGTTCAACCTATCGTAGGTTACTATAGTGACAGATGCACGTCGAGATTCGGTCGCCGACGTCCTTTCATCGCGTCCGGAGCCGCCTTGGTCGCCGTCGCCGTCTTCTTGATCGGTTACGCTGCTGATATCGGGTTCAAAATGGGAGATAAGCTCGAGCAAACGCCGAGGGTACGAGCCATAGCCATCTTTGCTTTCGGGTTCTGGATCCTCGACGTGGCCAACAATACTCTCCAAGGACCTTGCCGCGCTTTCTTAGCCGACTTAGCCGCTGGAGACGCTAAAAGAACGCGAGTCGCAAACGcgtttttctctttctttatgGCGGTTGGAAACGTTTTGGGATACGCGGCTGGTTCTTACACGAACCTACACAAAATGTTCCCGTTCGCGATGACAAACGCTTGCGATATATACTGCGCGAATCTCAAGAGCTGTTTCTTCTTGTCCATTACACTCCTCCTCATCGTCACCGTCACGTCTCTTTGGTACGTTAAAGACAAACAATGGTCTCCGCCGCCGGTTAACCCCGACGAGGAGAAGACTAAGACTGTTCCTTTCTTTGGAGAAATCTTTGGAGCGTTTAAAGTCATGGAGCGTCCCATGTGGGTGCTTTTGGCCGTCACGGCCCTTAACTGGATCGCATGGTTCCCGTTTCTTTTGTTCGATACTGATTGGATGGGTCGTGAAGTGTACGGTGGAAGTTCAGAAGGAGATGATAGGATGAAGAAACTGTATAACCAAGGAGTACACTCTGGTGCGTTGGGACTTATGTTTAACTCTATTGTTCTTGGTTTCATGTCGCTTGGTGTTGAGTGGATTGGTAAGAAAGTGGGTGGTGCTAAGCGGCTTTGGGGAATTGTGAATTTCATCCTTGCTGTTGGTTTGGCCATGACGGTTCTTGTTACAAAGTTGGCGGCGGATTACCGCAAAACCGCCGGTCCTTATGCCGGACCGTCGCCTGGTATTAGAGCTGGAGCGTTAAGTCTCTTTGCTGTTCTTGGTATCCCATTAGCT ATTACTTTCAGTATTCCGTTTGCACTAGCCTCCATATTTTCAAGCAGTTCCGGCGCCGGCCAAG GACTTTCTTTAGGGGTTTTAAATTTGGCGATTGTGATACCACAAATGATAGTATCACTAGGAGGAGGACCTTTCGATGCTTTATTTGGCGGTGGAAACCTACCAGCATTTATTGTG
- the LOC130499691 gene encoding ABC transporter G family member 33-like, with amino-acid sequence MREVIKREKDGGIIPDPEVDAYMKAISVRGLKRSLQTDYIIKILGLDICAETLFGNAMRRGISVRTKETSYNRFGGGS; translated from the exons ATGAGGGAAGTCATTAAAAGAGAAAAGGATGGTGGAATCATTCCTGATCCAGAAGTAGATGCTTACATGAAG gcAATATCGGTTAGAGGACTTAAAAGAAGTCTGCAAACAGATTACATTATAAAG ATCCTAGGGCTTGACATTTGTGCAGAGACATTGTTTGGCAATGCAATGAGAAGAGGCATATCCGTGAGGACAAAAGAAACGTCTTACAATAGGTTTGGTGGTGGTTCATAG